Within Desulfobacter sp., the genomic segment CGGTACCTTGAAGTCCCTGTCCTGCCAGAGGTTCCCCTGGGCCAGGAGGCTGAGCAGCCTTAGAAATTCAATTTCTTTTATTTTTTTTCGCAGCTGGTAAAGGTTTAATTCCTCAATATTGTCAATGGTGCCGTTGATGTGGTTCAAGGCCTTTTTAAAGGTTTCAGATGCAATGAGCCTGCTGGCCCTTTTGTTTTCTTCTTTTTTGCGGTTGGCATAAGGGTCTTCAATGTGGGTCCGGCTCAAAAAAATCTTATAGAGGCGTTTCTCCAATCGTGAGGGGATGAGCAGGTGGCTGCTGATTTCGTGGTCATATTTAATTTTGAGCAGGGACCTAAGAAATTTTTTATCATATTCGGAATCGATGAATTCATCCACCAGCCCGATAATTTTGTCGTATACGGCATTGTACCGCTCATTGATGAATCGTCCGTTTTTCCGGGACATGATGGCGGAAAACATTTTGTCCGAGCAGGGGTAGAATCGTTCATCTATTTCTGGAAAAACCATGAATTCGATCTGTTCCAGGGTGCCGACCTTGGTGGGGTAGGCAAAGGGGTCGATGTGATTTTCAAGGAAGAAAGCGGTGAGCCATGCGTTCTGGTTCGGATCATCTTCCATTATTCGCCATGGAGTGTGCGCAGCTTCAGTCATAAGATCTCCTTTGTGCCGTCTCAAATATATCAAAAAAACCTTATCACTTTAGATTGGGATTTACAAATCCGGGCGGAAGGATTTGTATTATCCCTTTTGTATTGTCGGGCCTTGACCTGACCGTCCTCCAGGGGTATGGTCCGGTCATGGACAGAAAAACCGCATTCGGCATACTGGGACTGCCTCCCCAGGCAAATTCAAGGCAGGTGAAGGCAGCTTTTCGTGCCGAGGCCAAGATCTGGCATCCTGACCGCTTTGCAGGAGACCCTGAAGGGGCCCGGCGGGCCGAGGCCAGGATGAAGGAGATCAACGCCGCCTTCATGAGCCTTAAGCCGTTGCTGGCTGAACCGGCAAAGCAGGAACCGGAGTGCAATGCGGCTGAAGCCGAATCCCACGTCCGGAAAAGGAATCCGAAAACTGAACCCGTTAAAGAATTCGGTGTTTTTTCATCTTTCCGTACCTTTTTTAAAAAACAGCCCGGGAGGACGAGGGAGCAGGCAAAAGTTCGTTCCCGAAAAATGAAAGTTGACCGAAAAATGAAGGCTGCCCCAAAAAAGCAAAGGGATTTCAAGTCGGTGTTCAATAGGGTGGCGCCGGGCCTTCATGGGAGTGCATGCCGTGAGGGCAGGGCGGTTCGGCGGCCGGCAATGCCCTATGACAATTACAGGCGTTACATGGCGTTGAAAAAGAGAATGAAATCAGTGCAGCAGCGATCCCAGGAAGGCGGCATCGGCAGGGTGGAAAAGATTTCGCCCGTCCGTCGGGTGGATGGCCTGGGAGAGTAGTACGCCACGCCGTACGGGCGCTTTTTTTTATTCAAAGGGAATGGCAGCCAGGATTTTTCCGGATTTCAATTCAACAAGGGCGGCGCCATTTGCGTCTACCATACCGTAGGTGGCCAGTTGGTTTCTGGGGGAAGTGATGCTGCCGGGATTCATCAGGATGAGTCCGTTCTGCCGTTCAAGGTGGCATAAATGGGTGTGTCCCTGGATCAGCACATCAAGCCCAATGGAATCTGAAAAGGCCCTGTGGCCGTGGTGGATGCCGATCCTTTTCCCAAATACTTCAAATATTTTTTCGTTTTCGTACCCCGGGCAAAAAGATGCCGCATCACAGTTTCCGTATACATAATGCAGGGAATGGTTCAAGGCCCGCAGATCCGAGCGGATTTCGTCCGGCTGAAAATCCGGATTTCCGTAATTACCATACCTGGTGTCGAATAAATCTCCGGCCACAGCCAGGCTGTCATCCCCGGAAAGAAGGGCCCTGACGGTCAGCCACGCTCCAAGGCTGCCGTGGATATCTGCAAATACCAGAAGCCTGGACATGGCGTTTAGGCTTTGTCCATCAGGCTGAGGGCGGCAATCCGTTCCACCACCGGGGGATGGGAATAGTTTAAAAAAACGAAAAAGGGGTGGGGGGTGAGGTTGGACAGGTTGTGGGCACTCAGCTTTTTCAGAGCGGATATCAGGGCACCGGGATTTTTAGTTGTCCGGGCGGCAAATCGGTCTGCCTGGTATTCGTCCTTCCGTGAAGCGGCCTGCATGATAATGGAAATTACGAGGTCGATGGGTGAAAAGAGAATACTGAAAAATACCAGTCCGGCATAGACCGAAGGCGTGTCCACGAAAAAGGCGCTGAACAGCCCCTGATGGTTGAGAAACAGGGAGAGCAGATAAAAGATGATACCCATCTGGCCGATCCCAAAGGCCAACCGCCGCTGAATATGCTTTTTTTTGTAATGCCCCATTTCATGGGCCAATACGGCCAGCAGTTCGTCTGTCTCCTGTTCTTTGATCAGGGTATCGTAGAGCACAATCCGCTTATTTTTGCCGAATCCTGTAAAAAAAGCATTGGATTTAGCGCTGCGTTTGGAGCCGTCCATGACAAAAATCTGGGTCAGGGAAAAGTCAATGGACCTGGCATAGGCGAATATGGCCCCTTTTAAAGGGCCGTCCTCCAATGGGCTGAACTTGTTGAACAGGGGCATGATCCAGGTGGGCACGATATACTGGATTCCCAGCAGAAAGATGCAGGTGACGCCCCAGCAGATCAGCCAGGCCCAGTCGCCAGCCGTCATGAAAAACCAGAAAATGGCCGAAAGCAGGGCTGCACCCAGAATAACGGAGAGCAGTATTGATTTAGCCATATCCAGTATAAAAAGTCCGGGTGTTGTCTTGTTGAACCCGAAACGCTCTTCAATGACAAAGGTGCTGTAAATTGAAAAGGGCAGGGCGGTAATGGATTTCAGGGCTGCCAGAATGCCGATGAAAAGCAGCCCGGACAGTACCGGGCCAAGTTCCAGGCCCCGGATGAAGTCATCCAGAAAACCGAATCCGCCCAGAAACCAGAACGCCAGCAGCAGTAACAGGTCTGCGCTGGCGGACACCAGCCCGAGCCGGGTGCCGGCTTTCAGGTAGGCTTGTGATTTTTTGTACCGGTCCTTGTCAAAAACATCTTCAAAGGACTGTGGGAGTGAGGCGGTTAAGTTGCCGATGTTCAGATAATCCGCTGCCAGATTCATCAGGTAGGCACCGATCAGGGTGGCGAGTATAATGGCAGTGATGGTTTGGTCTGTCAGCAGCATCGGCAACTGTCCTGTGTTGGTGTGGGTCAGGCGTTATTGATTTGGTCCCGGAGCTTGCCCGAGCATTTGAAGGTGACCACACGTCTGGCCGGAAGGACCATTTCTTCATCCGTTGCAGGATTTCTGCCCTTTCTGGCCTTTTTTTCATTAACGCAGAATTTTCCGAAACCGCTGATCATGATGTCTTCACCGTTTTCAATGGTTTCTTTAAAGATTTCGAGGAACTCTTCCATGATTTCATAGGTCTCTGTTCTTGAAAGGTTGAGTTGATCCTGTATCCTTTCTGCAATGATGGTTTTCGTTAATGCCATAAAATTTTACTCCTGCAATACCTTTTATAATATTAGGTATTCAAATATTGATTGTCATAAAAAAATGAAGTGCTAAAATACTTTAAAACCCGGGCCCTTGTCAAGGGAGATCGGTTATGTTTCGCGGACGGTTTCCATGGGCAATGCCAGGGGATGGTAACATGGCCTGTTTTAGATTGAGAATTCCCCCATAGTCTGGTATTTGTATGGAAAAAATGTTTGCCGCCATGCTATTATGTTAGCAGGTTTCGAATCCCGGAACAAAAATTCTGGAAATAACGGTTTTCACCACGGAGAAATGATGACACAGGTTGCAGCAATTACTCCCCTTGACGGAAGATATGCCAGGTTGACAGGGGAACTGGCAGAGATATTCAGCGAATCCGGACTGATCCGCCACCGCGTAAAAGTGGAGGTGGAATGGCTCAAGTTTATTATCAATGACCTGAAACTTGCCGGTGAACAGATACCGGATCTTTCGGCCTTGGACACTCTGGTTGAGTCTTTCTGTGAGGCAGACGCCCTGAGGGTAAAGGAAATTGAGCGCAAGACCAACCACGATGTCAAAGCCGTGGAGTATCTGATCAAAGAGAAAATGGATCAGGCAGGACTTGGGGAAATCCGTGAATGGGTCCATTTTGCCTGCACCTCAGAGGATATCAACAACACCGCTTACGGCTTGATGCTCAAACAGGGCAAAACCATTATTGCGGAGCTGCTTAAGGGGTATGTCTCCGACCTGGAAGAGAAAGCAACAGCGTATAAATCAGTTCCAATGATGTCCAGGACCCACGGTCAGCCCGCCACCCCCACAACTGTGGGCAAGGAACTTGTTAATTTTGCCTGGCGGATGAACCAGGAAATTGATTTTCTGGTAAATAAAAAGGTCCAGGCCAAAATAAACGGGGCAACCGGAAATTATAATGCCCATCTCTTTGCCTTCCCTGATATTGACTGGATCGGTGCCTCGGAACGCTTCATTTCCCGGCACCTTGATCTTGAACCGATTCTTTTTACCACCCAAATCAACCCCAACAGCGCCCTGTCCCAGGTCCTCCATGCCATGGTCCGGGCTGCCGCAACCATGATTGACTTTGACCGGGATATGTGGGGGTATATCAGTTTAGGCTATTTTAAGCAGCGGGTGAAGAAGGGCGAAACCGGCTCTTCAACCATGCCCCACAAGGTAAACCCCATTGATTTTGAAAATAGCGAAGGCAATATGGGAATTGCCATCTCCATGATGGAGCACCTGGCGGTGAAACTCCAGAAATCCCGGTTCCAGAGGGATTTGAGCGATAGTACCGTGCTTCGGAGCCTGGGATCTGCTTTTGGATATTTTGCCATCGGGGTTAAAAATGCCATGAAGGGACTGGCCAAGGTGGACTTGAATGCCGAGGTGATGGCCCGGGATCTGGCTGACAACCAGGAACTGCTGGCAGAACCCTTCCAGACTGTAATGCGGGTTTACGGGGAGGAAAATCCCTACGAACGGTTAAAAGATCTGACCCGGGGCCGGAAAATTGGCAAGGCTGAGCTGACCGCCTTTGTGGATGGGCTTGAAAAAGTCCCAGGCCCGGTGAAGCAGAGGATGGAAACCCTCAGCCCGGATACCTATATTGGCCTTGCGGAATCACTTGTGGACAGGTATTTTCAAAATAAATAATCAAGGAGAGAAATGGCAGATATGGGGCTGAAATCTCAAAAGGCAGTTGACGGCCCCCTTGAATTTGCCGGAGAAGACTCCCAACCCTGCGAGGAGTCCCTGCGACCGGAAGATATCGAGGGTGCCTGGAAAATTCTGATTGTTGATGATGAAAAGGATGTGCACGACATCACCCGGATCACATTGAAGGGATTCACCTTTGAGGACCGGGAAGTCGCAATGATCAGTGCCTATTCCGGGCAGGAGGTCAAAGCCATCTTTGATCAGGAACCCGATATCGCCATGGTCCTTCTGGATGTGGTCATGGAGGAGGAGGATACCGGGCTTAAACTGGTGGAATACATCCGGGAAAAAATGGAGAACAAAACTGTCCGGATCGTGCTTAGGACCGGTCAGCCGGGAAAAGCCCCCGAGCATGCCATCATTTCCAGGTACGACATTAATGAATACCGCACCAAGCCAGAGTTTACCGCCCAGCGTCTTTTTACCAGCGTAACCGCCTGCCTGAGGGCCTATAAAAACCTCAAGGCCATTGAGCGGAACCAGGAAGGCTTGGAGGCCATTATTAATTCCACTGCCCTCGTATTTAATCAAACCTCTTTCAGGGCCTTTGGCAGCCAGGTCCTTGCACAGCTTTGCCGTATCTTTAAATGCAAGGAGGAGGCGCCATTTTCTTCAGGTTTTTTTATCGGTATGCCCACAGGCAAGGTGCTGATGATTGCCGGGAGCGGTGAGTTTGAGGGCATGGACGGCACTCCCATTGAGGCTGTTTTGACCACAGAGGCACTTAATGAATACGTCCGTATTTCCAAGACCGGGGGCGAGGTGTTTGTGGCCGATACATATATCGAGACCTTCCGCACCAAAGAAGGGGTTTCCAGTGTGCTGCTGCTTAAAAATGCGGACCGTCTTTCCTCCGAAGACAGGTATCTGCTCCGGGTTTATGCCAACAACGTATCCATTGGCTTCGACAATATCACTCTTGCCAGGGAAATCATAAATACCCAGAAAGAGGTGATCTTGATTCTGGGGGAAGTGGTGGAAACCCGCTCCCAGGAAACCGCCCACCATGTTACAAGAGTGGCTGAGGTCTGTTACCTGTTGGCCAAAAAATACGGATTGGATGATGATGAGGCCGAGTTGCTGCGGTTGGCCTCTCCCATGCACGATGTGGGAAAAATAGGTGTGCCGGAATCCATCCTGAATAAGCCCGGCAGGCTTACCCGTCAGGAATTTGAAGTGATGCGTGACCATGCTCGTATCGGCCATGAGATTCTGAACAAATCAAACCGGCCCATTATGAAGGCGGCGGCCATAACAGCCTATGAACACCATGAAAAATGGGACGGTTCGGGATATCCCAGGGGGCTGAAAGGTGAAGACATCCATATTTACGGTCGTATTGCAGCTGTGGCAGATGTTTTCGACGCCCTGAGTCATAAACGGTGCTATAAGGAGGCATGGCCGGTGGAAAAGATCGTGGATACATTTAAGCGGGATTCAGGCAGCCATTTTGATTCCAAGCTTGTTGACCTCTTTTTAGGCCATCTTGACGAGTTTTACGAGATAAACCGCAGGTTTCCCGAGTAGGGCGGGGCATCCGCCAAAGGCATAACAGGTAATCAGGTGACGGGGAGTCCGCAATGGACCGGTTGCCTGCTTTTGATGACCGGACCGGTTTTGAAGCTTGAGATATACCAGGGGGCGGATTTGTACTCCAATTGATTGAGGCCCTTGGTTTCCAGTGAATTGATTGCCAGCGAAAAGGTGTGGTAATCAATTTCAATATCCTCCCAGCCCAGGTATTTCAGACGCTTGTTTGCCTGGCACAGGGACATATCAGGATTGACCAGAAATGCATTGGCAAGGCTACGAATAAAACCTGGAATCAGGGTGGGTTCCACCCCGTTTTCCATCAGTTTGAGCCTTAGTTTTCGGTCAATAATCGTCATTGTAGGTTTGTCCGGTTCGTGGTGAGTTTGTTTTTCGTCTGCCTCTGCGATTAAACTTCACGATAGTAGAGATTGATAACCGAGTCAAATCCGGTTATTGTTAAGCGTTTGAAAACAAGAGGAAAAAATGGGTCGGAAATACAATGGTTCCACGTTTTGCCTGTTGATAATCTATGTGGTTTATCTTTGAATTACGTTGAATTGCTGTGAATTGCTCCGTATTTTAAAGTTTCGTTTTGAATTTTGCGTGGAATGCCCGGCAGGCCAAAGTTTCGCTTTAAATATATGGGCCGGGGTGTTAATCTGCATTCCAAATTCAGTTGCAGGAGGTGGTATAAATGGGAGGCGACGCAAAAATGGAAGAACAGGGCCGGATCCTTCTGGCACTGGCCAGGGCCAGCATCGGAGAAAAACTGGGATTCGGTGACGTCCCTTCGGAAGGGGCGGAAACCCCGGAGTTTTTAAAGAAAAGACAGGGGCTTTTTGTCACCCTTCACATCCATGGGGCACTGAGGGGATGCATCGGGACCATTGAACCGGTGAATCCCTTGGGTGAAGGTGTTCGGGAGAATGCACGCCAGGCTGCGTTCAGCGATACCCGGTTTACCCCTTTGACGGCTGAGGAATTCCATGAGATGGATATTGAGATCAGTCTGCTTTCTCTGCCTGAAAAGCTCGGGTTTGCCAGCCCGGAAGAACTGGTGGATAAGCTTAAGCCCGGTATCCATGGGGTGATTATTAAAAGTAGAGGGGCCAGGGCCACATTTCTGCCCCAGGTGTGGGAGCAAC encodes:
- a CDS encoding integration host factor subunit alpha, which gives rise to MALTKTIIAERIQDQLNLSRTETYEIMEEFLEIFKETIENGEDIMISGFGKFCVNEKKARKGRNPATDEEMVLPARRVVTFKCSGKLRDQINNA
- a CDS encoding YfcE family phosphodiesterase; protein product: MSRLLVFADIHGSLGAWLTVRALLSGDDSLAVAGDLFDTRYGNYGNPDFQPDEIRSDLRALNHSLHYVYGNCDAASFCPGYENEKIFEVFGKRIGIHHGHRAFSDSIGLDVLIQGHTHLCHLERQNGLILMNPGSITSPRNQLATYGMVDANGAALVELKSGKILAAIPFE
- a CDS encoding DnaJ domain-containing protein; its protein translation is MDRKTAFGILGLPPQANSRQVKAAFRAEAKIWHPDRFAGDPEGARRAEARMKEINAAFMSLKPLLAEPAKQEPECNAAEAESHVRKRNPKTEPVKEFGVFSSFRTFFKKQPGRTREQAKVRSRKMKVDRKMKAAPKKQRDFKSVFNRVAPGLHGSACREGRAVRRPAMPYDNYRRYMALKKRMKSVQQRSQEGGIGRVEKISPVRRVDGLGE
- the amrA gene encoding AmmeMemoRadiSam system protein A, yielding MGGDAKMEEQGRILLALARASIGEKLGFGDVPSEGAETPEFLKKRQGLFVTLHIHGALRGCIGTIEPVNPLGEGVRENARQAAFSDTRFTPLTAEEFHEMDIEISLLSLPEKLGFASPEELVDKLKPGIHGVIIKSRGARATFLPQVWEQLPEAEDFLSRLCMKAGLSPTAWETDVPEVYTYEVRSFSEKI
- a CDS encoding M48 family metallopeptidase; its protein translation is MLLTDQTITAIILATLIGAYLMNLAADYLNIGNLTASLPQSFEDVFDKDRYKKSQAYLKAGTRLGLVSASADLLLLLAFWFLGGFGFLDDFIRGLELGPVLSGLLFIGILAALKSITALPFSIYSTFVIEERFGFNKTTPGLFILDMAKSILLSVILGAALLSAIFWFFMTAGDWAWLICWGVTCIFLLGIQYIVPTWIMPLFNKFSPLEDGPLKGAIFAYARSIDFSLTQIFVMDGSKRSAKSNAFFTGFGKNKRIVLYDTLIKEQETDELLAVLAHEMGHYKKKHIQRRLAFGIGQMGIIFYLLSLFLNHQGLFSAFFVDTPSVYAGLVFFSILFSPIDLVISIIMQAASRKDEYQADRFAARTTKNPGALISALKKLSAHNLSNLTPHPFFVFLNYSHPPVVERIAALSLMDKA
- a CDS encoding DUF3369 domain-containing protein, yielding MADMGLKSQKAVDGPLEFAGEDSQPCEESLRPEDIEGAWKILIVDDEKDVHDITRITLKGFTFEDREVAMISAYSGQEVKAIFDQEPDIAMVLLDVVMEEEDTGLKLVEYIREKMENKTVRIVLRTGQPGKAPEHAIISRYDINEYRTKPEFTAQRLFTSVTACLRAYKNLKAIERNQEGLEAIINSTALVFNQTSFRAFGSQVLAQLCRIFKCKEEAPFSSGFFIGMPTGKVLMIAGSGEFEGMDGTPIEAVLTTEALNEYVRISKTGGEVFVADTYIETFRTKEGVSSVLLLKNADRLSSEDRYLLRVYANNVSIGFDNITLAREIINTQKEVILILGEVVETRSQETAHHVTRVAEVCYLLAKKYGLDDDEAELLRLASPMHDVGKIGVPESILNKPGRLTRQEFEVMRDHARIGHEILNKSNRPIMKAAAITAYEHHEKWDGSGYPRGLKGEDIHIYGRIAAVADVFDALSHKRCYKEAWPVEKIVDTFKRDSGSHFDSKLVDLFLGHLDEFYEINRRFPE
- the purB gene encoding adenylosuccinate lyase, with amino-acid sequence MTQVAAITPLDGRYARLTGELAEIFSESGLIRHRVKVEVEWLKFIINDLKLAGEQIPDLSALDTLVESFCEADALRVKEIERKTNHDVKAVEYLIKEKMDQAGLGEIREWVHFACTSEDINNTAYGLMLKQGKTIIAELLKGYVSDLEEKATAYKSVPMMSRTHGQPATPTTVGKELVNFAWRMNQEIDFLVNKKVQAKINGATGNYNAHLFAFPDIDWIGASERFISRHLDLEPILFTTQINPNSALSQVLHAMVRAAATMIDFDRDMWGYISLGYFKQRVKKGETGSSTMPHKVNPIDFENSEGNMGIAISMMEHLAVKLQKSRFQRDLSDSTVLRSLGSAFGYFAIGVKNAMKGLAKVDLNAEVMARDLADNQELLAEPFQTVMRVYGEENPYERLKDLTRGRKIGKAELTAFVDGLEKVPGPVKQRMETLSPDTYIGLAESLVDRYFQNK